In Silene latifolia isolate original U9 population chromosome X, ASM4854445v1, whole genome shotgun sequence, the following proteins share a genomic window:
- the LOC141618630 gene encoding uncharacterized protein LOC141618630 isoform X2, which produces MVDSRKDDYFKYGIGLYKAALSGNWGAAAKIHRDNRTCFTEKITKKGDTALHIAAVAGHAEFVSQLVTLMVTSRSRYVLRMTNHTGNTALCFAAVSGVVAIAKTMVEARRDLILIRNNYDLTPLLMAAMFGHRDMVNYLLSNTLPDELSLKDQSSLFISTINTDLYDIALVIIRRYPNLATVRDDETEETPLHVLAKKSQKCDDSQGLWSRFFRKCKEEKELEMKLEVVKALLEIVLKEDQESQSRLMTHPWRLLFKAVEVGNVEFVTTLVSRYPDLIWKLDDKNRSIFHVAVQFRRESIFRLIFEIGAIKDLLVTYVDEETSVNILHLAALIPSSDRLNCVSGAALQMQREILWFKVVEDIVQPQLAESKNKDGLTAKDVFTEQHKDLLKEGEEWLRKTAGSCSVVATLIVGVAFGAALKSPANQGVLFRIFLISDSLSLIFSTASVLMFLSILTSRYAEKKFLQSLPQKLMAGLTLLFISIFTMMVAFIATFQIVFNHRYAWIATSLLSCIPILLFGLQEFPLLFEVLRSTIDCKFIFKPRNQLFPLVTSAP; this is translated from the exons ATGGTAGACTCAAGAAAGGACGACTACTTTAAATACGGCATAGGGTTGTACAAAGCAGCTCTGAGCGGGAATTGGGGAGCTGCGGCAAAGATTCATCGAGATAACCGAACCTGTTTCAccgaaaaaatcacaaaaaaaggCGACACAGCGCTGCATATTGCGGCTGTGGCAGGGCACGCTGAATTTGTCTCGCAGCTAGTAACCTTGATGGTGACCTCAAGGTCAAGATATGTTTTACGTATGACAAATCACACCGGAAATACAGCACTTTGCTTTGCTGCAGTGTCGGGTGTGGTTGCAATTGCTAAAACCATGGTGGAAGCTCGTCGTGATTTGATACTGATTCGAAATAACTACGATCTGACTCCTCTCCTAATGGCTGCCATGTTCGGTCACCGAGACATGGTGAATTACCTCTTATCCAATACTCTTCCTGACGAACTCTCGTTGAAGGATCAGAGCTCTCTTTTCATTAGCACTATCAATACTGATCTCTATG ATATAGCACTAGTTATCATAAGAAGATATCCAAATCTGGCCACCGTTCGTGATGATGAAACAGAAGAGACCCCTCTTCATGTTCTAGCTAAAAAGTCCCAGAAATGCGACGATTCTCAAGGCCTTTGGAGTAGATTCTTCAGAAAAT GCAAGGAAGAAAAGGAATTAGAGATGAAACTAGAGGTGGTAAAAGCGCTGTTGGAAATAGTGTTGAAGGAAGACCAAGAATCCCAATCAAGGCTGATGACACATCCATGGCGATTACTGTTCAAAGCAGTTGAAGTGGGTAATGTTGAGTTTGTCACCACTCTCGTCAGCCGGTATCCTGATTTGATCTGGAAGTTGGATGACAAAAACCGAAGCATATTTCATGTTGCCGTCCAATTCCGGCGTGAATCTATCTTTAGGCTGATATTTGAGATAGGTGCTATCAAGGATTTGCTGGTTACTTATGTCGATGAGGAGACGAGTGTTAACATTCTTCATTTGGCTGCCCTTATACCATCTTCTGATAGACTCAATTGCGTTTCTGGTGCCGCGTTGCAGATGCAGCGGGAAATTTTATGGTTTAAG GTTGTTGAAGATATTGTTCAACCACAACTTGCGGAATCAAAAAATAAAGATGGGTTGACTGCTAAGGATGTATTTACAGAACAGCATAAAGACTTACTAAAAGAAGGGGAAGAATGGCTGAGAAAAACAGCAGGTTCTTGTAGCGTTGTCGCCACTCTTATAGTTGGTGTAGCATTTGGAGCTGCGTTAAAGAGTCCGGCAAACCAAGGCGTGTTGTTTCGGATTTTCTTAATCTCAGACTCGTTGTCATTAATCTTCTCGACTGCTTCCGTTTTGATGTTTCTATCGATCCTGACATCGAGGTATGCTGAAAAAAAATTCCTTCAGTCTTTGCCCCAGAAACTAATGGCAGGTCTCACATTGCTCTTCATTTCGATATTTACAATGATGGTTGCCTTCATTGCTACCTTTCAAATCGTATTCAATCATcgctatgcttggattgcaacTTCCCTCTTATCATGCATTCCCATTTTGCTATTTGGATTGCAAGAATTCCCTTTATTATTCGAGGTCCTTCGATCCACCATTGATTGCAAGTTCATATTCAAGCCACGAAATCAACTCTTTCCCCTCGTCACCTCGGCTCCTTAA
- the LOC141620862 gene encoding uncharacterized protein LOC141620862 produces the protein FLPAFCHRFLYHFLHLITALSQQCRKTLKTLIFNSFPTPQSLCDWLKPRLPSDSFSTWGISPGTKNIHNLWLELSDGETSLIDAIPPIRNLEVVCVRVRRIGDSNLILIESHQELSDGSIRKRGRPLSEKLKSGEDVESGAKRAITEELGLAIDDGVKIVMDSYERKVDERVSLSYPGLPACYVLHYVDAFVEGLPEGEFSTEEGEEYGVECDDQGVATEAVKVVRHFWKWVPEDTV, from the coding sequence TTTCTCCCCGCCTTCTGCCACCGCTTTCTCTATCATTTCCTCCACCTCATCACCGCTTTATCACAACAATGTCGCAAAACcctaaaaaccctaatttttaattCATTTCCAACCCCTCAATCTCTATGCGATTGGTTGAAACCCAGATTACCATCTGATTCTTTCTCAACTTGGGGAATTTCACCAGGTACTAAGAACATTCATAACCTTTGGCTTGAGCTTTCCGATGGCGAAACCTCGTTAATCGACGCAATTCCCCCAATTCGTAATCTCGAGGTTGTTTGCGTTAGGGTTCGTAGAATTGGGGATAGTAATTTGATTTTGATAGAATCACATCAGGAATTATCCGATGGATCGATTAGGAAAAGGGGTAGACCGTTATCGGAGAAATTGAAGTCCGGTGAGGATGTCGAATCTGGTGCTAAACGGGCGATTACGGAAGAATTAGGGTTAGCGATTGATGATGGTGTGAAAATTGTGATGGATTCTTATGAAAGGAAGGTTGATGAGAGGGTTTCGTTATCGTACCCGGGTTTGCCTGCTTGTTATGTGTTGCATTATGTGGATGCTTTTGTAGAAGGGTTGCCTGAGGGCGAGTTTTCGACCGAGGAAGGGGAGGAGTATGGGGTGGAATGTGATGATCAAGGGGTCGCTACCGAGGCGGTTAAGGTTGTAAGGCATTTTTGGAAGTGGGTTCCTGAGGATACTGTGTAA
- the LOC141618630 gene encoding uncharacterized protein LOC141618630 isoform X1, with product MAANSDLLADSRKDDYFKYGIGLYKAALSGNWGAAAKIHRDNRTCFTEKITKKGDTALHIAAVAGHAEFVSQLVTLMVTSRSRYVLRMTNHTGNTALCFAAVSGVVAIAKTMVEARRDLILIRNNYDLTPLLMAAMFGHRDMVNYLLSNTLPDELSLKDQSSLFISTINTDLYDIALVIIRRYPNLATVRDDETEETPLHVLAKKSQKCDDSQGLWSRFFRKCKEEKELEMKLEVVKALLEIVLKEDQESQSRLMTHPWRLLFKAVEVGNVEFVTTLVSRYPDLIWKLDDKNRSIFHVAVQFRRESIFRLIFEIGAIKDLLVTYVDEETSVNILHLAALIPSSDRLNCVSGAALQMQREILWFKVVEDIVQPQLAESKNKDGLTAKDVFTEQHKDLLKEGEEWLRKTAGSCSVVATLIVGVAFGAALKSPANQGVLFRIFLISDSLSLIFSTASVLMFLSILTSRYAEKKFLQSLPQKLMAGLTLLFISIFTMMVAFIATFQIVFNHRYAWIATSLLSCIPILLFGLQEFPLLFEVLRSTIDCKFIFKPRNQLFPLVTSAP from the exons ATGGCGGCAAACAGTGATCTATTGGCTG ACTCAAGAAAGGACGACTACTTTAAATACGGCATAGGGTTGTACAAAGCAGCTCTGAGCGGGAATTGGGGAGCTGCGGCAAAGATTCATCGAGATAACCGAACCTGTTTCAccgaaaaaatcacaaaaaaaggCGACACAGCGCTGCATATTGCGGCTGTGGCAGGGCACGCTGAATTTGTCTCGCAGCTAGTAACCTTGATGGTGACCTCAAGGTCAAGATATGTTTTACGTATGACAAATCACACCGGAAATACAGCACTTTGCTTTGCTGCAGTGTCGGGTGTGGTTGCAATTGCTAAAACCATGGTGGAAGCTCGTCGTGATTTGATACTGATTCGAAATAACTACGATCTGACTCCTCTCCTAATGGCTGCCATGTTCGGTCACCGAGACATGGTGAATTACCTCTTATCCAATACTCTTCCTGACGAACTCTCGTTGAAGGATCAGAGCTCTCTTTTCATTAGCACTATCAATACTGATCTCTATG ATATAGCACTAGTTATCATAAGAAGATATCCAAATCTGGCCACCGTTCGTGATGATGAAACAGAAGAGACCCCTCTTCATGTTCTAGCTAAAAAGTCCCAGAAATGCGACGATTCTCAAGGCCTTTGGAGTAGATTCTTCAGAAAAT GCAAGGAAGAAAAGGAATTAGAGATGAAACTAGAGGTGGTAAAAGCGCTGTTGGAAATAGTGTTGAAGGAAGACCAAGAATCCCAATCAAGGCTGATGACACATCCATGGCGATTACTGTTCAAAGCAGTTGAAGTGGGTAATGTTGAGTTTGTCACCACTCTCGTCAGCCGGTATCCTGATTTGATCTGGAAGTTGGATGACAAAAACCGAAGCATATTTCATGTTGCCGTCCAATTCCGGCGTGAATCTATCTTTAGGCTGATATTTGAGATAGGTGCTATCAAGGATTTGCTGGTTACTTATGTCGATGAGGAGACGAGTGTTAACATTCTTCATTTGGCTGCCCTTATACCATCTTCTGATAGACTCAATTGCGTTTCTGGTGCCGCGTTGCAGATGCAGCGGGAAATTTTATGGTTTAAG GTTGTTGAAGATATTGTTCAACCACAACTTGCGGAATCAAAAAATAAAGATGGGTTGACTGCTAAGGATGTATTTACAGAACAGCATAAAGACTTACTAAAAGAAGGGGAAGAATGGCTGAGAAAAACAGCAGGTTCTTGTAGCGTTGTCGCCACTCTTATAGTTGGTGTAGCATTTGGAGCTGCGTTAAAGAGTCCGGCAAACCAAGGCGTGTTGTTTCGGATTTTCTTAATCTCAGACTCGTTGTCATTAATCTTCTCGACTGCTTCCGTTTTGATGTTTCTATCGATCCTGACATCGAGGTATGCTGAAAAAAAATTCCTTCAGTCTTTGCCCCAGAAACTAATGGCAGGTCTCACATTGCTCTTCATTTCGATATTTACAATGATGGTTGCCTTCATTGCTACCTTTCAAATCGTATTCAATCATcgctatgcttggattgcaacTTCCCTCTTATCATGCATTCCCATTTTGCTATTTGGATTGCAAGAATTCCCTTTATTATTCGAGGTCCTTCGATCCACCATTGATTGCAAGTTCATATTCAAGCCACGAAATCAACTCTTTCCCCTCGTCACCTCGGCTCCTTAA
- the LOC141620861 gene encoding uncharacterized protein LOC141620861: protein MSESQESDVNGGYQDQYDDPLFLSNSDYPSMKLVNSLFNGNNFLNWSRGVVMALGTKNKQGFLDGSTAMPGLTSSTFQKWFRADHMVRCWILNALAPEIKQGFMSANWDDIEDLEMFPDCTHGVLAKCSCSFLKKILEIVTREKVMTFLMGLDSEYEHLKTNIMSMDPLRPNLTKAYSLVQQIERQKRLSRSAHDHAESSAMAVNRKPF from the exons ATGTCTGAATCGCAAGAATCCGATGTCAACGGTGGTTATCAGGATCAATACGATGATCCTCTCTTCCTTTCGAATTCCGATTATCCTTCAATGAAGCTCGTTAACTCTCTGTTTAACGGAAATAATTTTCTCAACTGGAGTCGTGGTGTTGTTATGGCGCTTGGAACTAAAAACAAGCAAGGCTTCCTTGACGGTTCAACGGCGATGCCTGGTTTGACCTCGTCGACGTTTCAGAAATGGTTTCGCGCCGATCATATGGTTCGCTGCTGGATCCTTAACGCCTTAGCTCCAGAAATTAAGCAAGGGTTCATGAGCGCTAA CTGGGATGATATTGAGGATCTTGAGATGTTTCCTGACTGTACTCATGGCGTTTTGGCAAAGTGTTCGTGTAGTTTTCTGAAGAAAATTCTTGAAATCGTGACTAGGGAGAAGGTTATGACTTTTCTGATGGGACTAGACAGTGAATATGAGCATCTGAAGACAAATATCATGTCTATGGACCCCTTACGGCCTAATCTCACCAAGGCATACTCCCTGGTTCAGCAGATTGAAAGACAGAAGCGGCTTTCAAGGTCTGCTCATGATCATGCTGAATCTAGTGCAATGGCTGTCAACAGGAAACCTTTTTAG